In Desulfosoma caldarium, the following are encoded in one genomic region:
- a CDS encoding Coenzyme F420 hydrogenase/dehydrogenase, beta subunit C-terminal domain has product MNTLQSIVESIWDQVDVVLGWRVGYDPLHPVPTFVRDRKDIASLIWNPLCAPNLSVFLAKFFRTASQRDKKIGILAKGCDSRSLTALIQEGLVDRDRLLIVGLTCPGTVDPDALAAARTQSGPITAVAFANGMVEITSADGVECVPLDRVIERRCQRCRHAHPVLYDVVLHDFEPRPVPKDPFAHVEALENQSLEARKAFWLKELERCLRCYACRNACPLCVCQDHCLAESRTPKWVTQKDTVADKFLFHMIHTLHLAGRCTECGECERACPMKIPVGLLKEKTAQIAMDLWHYESGTDPGARPPLLSYDASVTGI; this is encoded by the coding sequence ATGAACACGCTCCAATCCATTGTGGAATCCATTTGGGATCAGGTGGATGTGGTCTTGGGCTGGCGCGTCGGTTACGATCCGCTACATCCGGTGCCGACCTTTGTTCGAGACCGCAAGGACATCGCGTCCCTCATCTGGAATCCTCTGTGCGCACCCAACCTTTCCGTGTTCTTGGCAAAATTTTTTCGCACCGCGTCTCAAAGGGATAAAAAAATCGGCATTCTGGCCAAGGGCTGTGACAGCCGCTCCCTGACGGCCCTCATTCAGGAAGGGCTCGTGGACCGAGATCGCCTGCTCATTGTGGGCCTGACCTGCCCGGGCACCGTGGACCCGGACGCCTTGGCGGCGGCCAGAACCCAATCCGGCCCCATCACCGCCGTCGCCTTTGCCAACGGCATGGTGGAAATCACCTCCGCCGACGGCGTGGAATGCGTGCCCCTGGACCGGGTTATCGAACGGCGCTGTCAGCGATGTCGCCACGCCCATCCCGTGCTCTACGATGTGGTACTGCACGATTTCGAGCCCAGACCCGTGCCAAAAGACCCCTTTGCTCACGTTGAAGCGCTGGAAAACCAGAGTCTAGAAGCTCGCAAGGCTTTTTGGCTCAAGGAACTGGAACGCTGCCTTCGCTGCTACGCCTGCCGCAATGCCTGCCCTTTGTGCGTGTGCCAAGATCATTGCCTTGCCGAATCGCGCACGCCCAAGTGGGTCACCCAAAAGGACACCGTAGCCGACAAATTCTTGTTTCACATGATCCATACCCTGCACCTGGCGGGCCGATGCACCGAATGCGGGGAGTGTGAACGGGCGTGTCCCATGAAAATCCCCGTTGGATTGCTGAAGGAAAAAACGGCCCAAATAGCCATGGATCTATGGCACTACGAATCCGGGACTGACCCGGGCGCTCGGCCGCCTTTGCTCAGCTACGACGCCTCGGTCACCGGCATCTGA
- a CDS encoding 4Fe-4S dicluster domain-containing protein has product MNNASFVSHAELADLLRRLSEQAEVWVPTRQAMTPHRPMFRPFQAGMDLDFQPMPVTSAKGVLFPQGEELLKFRKEKSLSEATVTTLLWEDPAVFRPTIVFGCRPCDARGFLVFDRAFLQGSFVDPFYKARRDKNLVVSMVCPEPDAACFCGAVGSHPADTEGSDVQMIPVKEGYVLHGLTEKGQEFLKNVENTPSQAQQEEARQVWTSAQGSVDSGASLTDDAQHFFKRFADTAFWRFHTERCLSCGVCTYLCPTCYCFTLTDETNGVHGERLRSWDACMFHHFTQEASGHNPRPTKAERFRNRVGHKFSYFPEKHGRFACCGCGRCLRHCPVGMDIRAIVRALGESEEVHD; this is encoded by the coding sequence ATGAACAACGCATCCTTTGTCTCCCATGCCGAGCTTGCCGATCTTCTCCGTCGCCTGTCGGAACAGGCCGAAGTGTGGGTCCCCACCCGGCAGGCCATGACCCCTCATCGGCCCATGTTCAGGCCTTTTCAGGCGGGCATGGACCTGGATTTTCAGCCCATGCCCGTCACGTCCGCCAAAGGCGTGCTTTTTCCCCAAGGGGAAGAGCTCCTGAAGTTTCGCAAGGAAAAATCACTTTCCGAGGCAACCGTCACAACACTGCTATGGGAAGATCCGGCCGTTTTCCGCCCGACTATCGTGTTCGGATGTCGGCCCTGTGATGCGCGGGGATTTTTGGTCTTTGATCGCGCCTTTCTTCAGGGTTCTTTTGTGGACCCGTTTTACAAGGCCCGGCGAGACAAGAACCTCGTGGTCTCCATGGTCTGTCCCGAGCCAGATGCGGCCTGCTTTTGCGGCGCCGTGGGCAGTCATCCGGCGGATACGGAGGGCAGTGACGTGCAGATGATTCCCGTCAAGGAAGGCTATGTGTTGCACGGTCTAACCGAAAAGGGGCAAGAATTTTTGAAAAATGTTGAAAACACTCCATCGCAAGCCCAGCAAGAGGAAGCGCGCCAGGTGTGGACATCGGCGCAGGGCTCAGTCGACTCAGGCGCGTCTTTAACAGACGATGCGCAGCATTTTTTCAAACGCTTTGCCGATACCGCCTTTTGGCGTTTCCACACGGAGCGATGCCTGAGCTGCGGTGTGTGCACGTATCTTTGCCCCACCTGTTATTGCTTTACCCTCACCGACGAAACCAACGGGGTGCACGGGGAGCGCCTTCGTTCCTGGGATGCCTGCATGTTTCATCACTTTACTCAAGAAGCCAGCGGCCATAATCCGCGGCCCACCAAGGCCGAACGGTTTCGCAATCGAGTGGGCCACAAGTTCAGCTATTTTCCCGAAAAGCACGGCCGGTTCGCCTGCTGCGGCTGTGGTCGCTGTCTCCGCCACTGCCCCGTGGGCATGGACATTCGCGCCATTGTGCGGGCCTTGGGTGAATCGGAGGAGGTTCATGACTAG
- a CDS encoding FAD/NAD(P)-binding protein yields the protein MTRTQLKEHPYRPHLAVIKEIIQETPTIRTFRLTWKDPAVSAHFSFQPGQVGQLSAFGVGESTFVINSPPTRREYLQFSVMRTGEVTRALHQLNVGDTVGVRAPLGNSFPYTSMKGRDILFIGGGIGMAPLRTLLLTMIDNRADFGDITVIYGARSPEDLCYRYEFDAWRAARVNLVLTVDREFPGWTERVGFVPTILAEEAPNPYNRVAITCGPPIMIKFVLAGLRELGYEDDQIYTTLERRMKCGIGLCGRCNIGGTYVCVDGPVFSGTALRAMPPEL from the coding sequence ATGACTAGAACGCAGCTCAAAGAACACCCCTATCGGCCGCACTTGGCCGTCATTAAGGAGATCATTCAAGAAACACCTACCATTCGCACTTTTCGTCTCACATGGAAAGACCCGGCAGTCTCGGCGCATTTTTCCTTTCAGCCGGGACAGGTGGGACAGCTTTCCGCCTTTGGTGTCGGCGAATCCACGTTCGTCATCAATTCTCCGCCCACCCGCAGAGAATACCTTCAGTTCAGCGTCATGCGCACGGGGGAAGTCACACGAGCCCTGCACCAGTTGAACGTGGGCGATACGGTGGGCGTGCGGGCCCCTCTGGGAAACAGCTTTCCGTACACCTCCATGAAAGGCCGGGACATTCTCTTCATCGGCGGCGGTATCGGTATGGCTCCTCTGCGCACGCTGCTTCTGACTATGATCGACAATCGAGCCGACTTCGGGGACATCACCGTCATTTACGGAGCTCGATCGCCCGAAGACCTCTGTTACCGCTACGAATTCGACGCATGGCGCGCGGCGCGCGTGAACCTTGTGCTCACCGTGGACCGCGAATTCCCCGGGTGGACAGAAAGGGTAGGATTCGTGCCGACCATTTTGGCCGAAGAGGCCCCTAATCCCTACAACCGGGTGGCCATCACCTGCGGTCCCCCCATCATGATCAAGTTCGTTTTGGCCGGCCTCAGGGAATTGGGCTACGAAGACGATCAGATCTACACCACTTTGGAGCGGCGCATGAAATGCGGCATCGGCTTGTGCGGCCGATGCAACATCGGCGGAACATATGTGTGCGTGGATGGCCCCGTCTTTTCAGGCACCGCCTTGCGCGCCATGCCTCCGGAACTGTAA
- a CDS encoding DUF484 family protein — translation MNGATTEERSSADVLKENQRLREELERLIHTAAANEKIWRHMVEIERVLFRTRDFDRLASELLREIRARFLVDAVALILTHPDLVDRFFPELMNGSGSTLEDDTGTCIVTLQQDQLFGDVPEKLLAPVLFQGEEPLRCLLGGMPSLSERFFPMGSAALVPLRIHDLNYGFLLLACADPSHYRPGDGTELLEQMGIKIALCMDNCLAYERVKDLSDRDGPTGLLNFFQIHNVLEREFRRAKRRGAALSVLAVDLEFVDEAGEHEDMVDPVLRHVGELLRSTFPDGEKFIGRYGSVEFLVVCPYADAQEAKILVSKLHDLIRRSPLRHGRTLILIKPRIGTATLTSTMQKPFELLDAAQRALCLLKTSQSSMRAADAFTDKAFPSEK, via the coding sequence ATGAACGGGGCGACAACAGAAGAGCGGTCCTCAGCCGATGTGCTCAAAGAAAACCAACGTCTTCGTGAAGAACTGGAACGTCTGATTCACACGGCAGCGGCCAACGAAAAGATCTGGCGGCACATGGTGGAAATCGAGCGTGTGCTGTTTCGAACGCGCGATTTTGATCGGCTGGCCTCCGAGCTGCTCAGGGAAATTCGAGCCCGCTTTCTTGTGGACGCCGTGGCCCTCATCCTCACCCATCCGGATCTTGTAGATCGGTTCTTTCCCGAACTCATGAACGGGAGTGGTTCGACCCTGGAAGACGACACGGGCACGTGCATTGTGACCCTTCAGCAAGACCAATTGTTTGGCGACGTTCCGGAGAAGCTTTTGGCGCCGGTGCTCTTTCAGGGCGAAGAGCCTCTACGGTGCCTCTTAGGTGGGATGCCATCGTTGTCCGAAAGGTTTTTTCCCATGGGATCGGCGGCTCTGGTGCCTTTGCGGATTCACGACCTCAACTACGGCTTTCTGCTTCTGGCCTGTGCCGATCCTTCGCATTACCGTCCAGGGGACGGCACCGAACTGCTTGAACAAATGGGGATCAAGATTGCGCTTTGTATGGACAACTGCCTGGCGTACGAGCGTGTGAAGGACCTGTCCGATCGAGACGGGCCGACGGGGCTGCTCAATTTTTTCCAGATTCACAACGTGTTGGAAAGGGAATTCCGACGCGCCAAAAGACGCGGTGCGGCCCTGTCCGTGCTTGCCGTGGATCTGGAATTCGTGGACGAGGCGGGGGAACACGAGGACATGGTGGATCCGGTGCTGCGGCATGTGGGGGAACTGCTGCGCAGCACCTTTCCGGACGGCGAAAAATTTATCGGCCGCTACGGCAGTGTGGAATTTCTTGTGGTGTGCCCTTACGCGGACGCGCAGGAAGCGAAGATTCTGGTCTCAAAGCTTCATGACCTCATTCGGCGTTCCCCTCTGCGCCACGGTCGAACGCTCATTCTCATCAAACCTCGCATCGGCACGGCCACGTTGACGTCGACCATGCAAAAACCCTTTGAGCTTTTGGACGCCGCCCAAAGGGCTCTGTGTCTTCTCAAAACCTCTCAGTCTTCCATGCGGGCAGCCGACGCCTTCACCGACAAAGCTTTCCCTTCGGAAAAGTGA
- a CDS encoding protein-L-isoaspartate(D-aspartate) O-methyltransferase: protein MNNNFQKARDRMVDTQLVTRGIYDPRVLAAMRKVPRHLFVSEALQSQAYADHPLPIGDKQTISQPYIVALMTEALQLQGHEKVLEIGTGSGYQTAILAELAERVFSIERLPSLLHKARHILEKLGYRNVVLKVGDGTMGWPEEAPFDAILVSAGAPKVPQPLVDQLVMGGRLVVPVGDRLSQDLVLVERVPEGIRKSSLGGCRFVDLIGKWGWEE, encoded by the coding sequence ATGAACAATAATTTTCAAAAAGCTCGCGACAGGATGGTGGACACCCAGCTGGTCACCCGGGGGATTTATGACCCCCGCGTGTTGGCTGCCATGCGCAAGGTGCCCAGGCATCTTTTCGTCAGTGAGGCGCTGCAGTCTCAGGCCTATGCGGACCATCCGCTGCCCATCGGCGATAAGCAGACCATCAGCCAGCCCTACATCGTGGCCCTCATGACCGAAGCCTTGCAGTTGCAAGGGCATGAAAAGGTCTTGGAAATCGGTACGGGATCCGGCTACCAGACGGCTATTCTGGCGGAATTGGCCGAGAGGGTGTTTAGCATCGAGAGGTTGCCGAGCTTGTTGCACAAGGCGCGCCACATTCTGGAAAAGCTTGGGTACCGCAATGTGGTGCTGAAGGTCGGGGACGGCACGATGGGTTGGCCTGAGGAGGCACCTTTTGATGCCATTTTGGTTTCCGCGGGCGCGCCCAAGGTTCCGCAGCCTTTAGTGGATCAATTGGTCATGGGAGGTCGCCTTGTGGTGCCGGTGGGGGACCGGCTGAGTCAGGATCTGGTGCTGGTGGAACGGGTTCCGGAAGGAATTCGCAAGAGCAGCCTAGGGGGCTGCCGTTTCGTGGATCTCATTGGCAAATGGGGCTGGGAAGAATAG